One genomic window of Chitinophagaceae bacterium includes the following:
- a CDS encoding peptide chain release factor 3 has product MKLTEELARRRTFAIISHPDAGKTTLTEKFLLYGGAIQVAGAVKSNKIKRAATSDFMEIERQRGISVATSVMTFEYNQTLINLLDTPGHKDFAEDTYRTLTAVDSVILVIDSVKGVETQTERLMEVCRMRKTPVIVFINKMDLEGRDPFDLLDELEKKLDIRVQPLSWPVNKGSEFKGVYNLYDKTLQLFQPEKQTIEKDRVEINNLEDQLLDEIVPRDASQLREDAHLLSGVYPDFDVEDYLAANIAPVFFGSARNNFGVKELLDTFIRIAPTPQSRETDKRVVHPEEEAFTGFVFKIHANIDPKHRNRIAFVRIVSGKFERNKYIYHCRLKKELKFSSPATFLASERNIIEEAFPGDVIGLYDTGNFKIGDSLSEGEVLQFRGIPSFSPEIFKELINRDPMKTKQLEKGIEQLTEEGVAQLFYQQHGSKKVVGVVGDLQFEVIQYRLKNEYGASCEFIPKDIHKACWITSGDKKKLDEFIRFKSQNVFNDKDQHLVFLAPSEWLLRVTKEANPDITFHTTSEFKTEGEVGIKN; this is encoded by the coding sequence ATGAAACTAACTGAAGAATTAGCCCGCAGAAGAACATTTGCCATCATCAGTCACCCTGATGCAGGAAAAACCACGCTCACTGAAAAGTTTTTGCTCTACGGGGGTGCAATACAAGTGGCAGGTGCGGTAAAATCCAATAAGATCAAACGGGCAGCTACTTCCGATTTTATGGAAATTGAGCGTCAGCGAGGTATTTCCGTAGCTACCTCTGTAATGACCTTTGAATACAACCAAACGCTGATTAACCTGCTTGATACACCGGGTCACAAAGACTTTGCGGAAGATACCTACCGGACACTTACCGCCGTGGACAGTGTGATTTTGGTGATTGATTCTGTAAAAGGTGTGGAAACGCAAACAGAAAGGTTGATGGAAGTTTGCAGAATGCGCAAGACACCTGTAATTGTGTTCATCAATAAAATGGACCTGGAAGGACGTGATCCGTTTGATTTACTCGATGAGCTTGAAAAGAAACTGGACATCAGGGTTCAGCCGCTAAGCTGGCCTGTTAACAAAGGTTCTGAATTTAAAGGCGTCTACAATTTGTACGATAAAACACTTCAGCTTTTTCAACCGGAAAAACAAACCATTGAAAAAGACCGCGTAGAAATTAATAACCTTGAAGATCAACTCCTGGATGAAATAGTACCTCGTGATGCGTCGCAATTGCGGGAAGATGCACATTTACTCAGCGGCGTATATCCTGATTTTGATGTTGAAGATTATTTAGCGGCGAACATTGCACCAGTATTTTTCGGAAGTGCACGTAATAATTTTGGCGTAAAAGAATTGCTGGACACATTTATCCGTATTGCACCAACGCCTCAAAGCCGTGAAACGGATAAAAGAGTGGTACACCCTGAAGAAGAAGCTTTTACCGGATTTGTTTTTAAGATACATGCGAACATTGATCCCAAGCACCGCAACAGAATTGCGTTTGTTAGAATCGTATCGGGAAAATTTGAGCGCAACAAATACATTTATCATTGCAGGTTAAAGAAGGAGCTGAAGTTCAGCAGTCCTGCAACATTCCTTGCATCAGAAAGAAATATTATTGAAGAAGCATTTCCGGGCGATGTGATTGGCTTATATGACACAGGGAATTTTAAGATTGGTGATTCTTTATCAGAAGGTGAGGTATTACAGTTCAGAGGTATTCCCAGTTTCTCTCCGGAAATATTCAAAGAACTTATCAACCGCGATCCGATGAAGACGAAACAACTGGAAAAAGGCATCGAGCAGTTAACAGAAGAAGGCGTTGCGCAGCTATTTTATCAGCAACATGGCAGCAAGAAAGTGGTGGGCGTTGTAGGCGATCTGCAGTTCGAAGTGATTCAGTATCGTCTTAAAAATGAATATGGTGCTTCCTGTGAATTTATTCCAAAAGACATTCACAAGGCTTGCTGGATTACTTCCGGTGATAAGAAAAAGCTCGATGAATTTATCCGCTTTAAGTCACAAAATGTGTTTAACGATAAGGACCAACACCTCGTTTTTCTTGCGCCTTCAGAATGGTTATTAAGAGTTACGAAAGAAGCGAATCCTGATATTACGTTTCATACCACAAGTGAATTTAAAACGGAAGGGGAAGTGGGAATTAAGAATTAG
- a CDS encoding T9SS type A sorting domain-containing protein codes for MNSFYRLAGSFLLLAVIPFAAFCQYGVPDATFGINGSSLVDISGFSDDITGVIMQPDGKIVMSGSAQYTDPDGGTSVLIPIICRFNTDGSPDTSFNSKAFIALTAPTFANSYFTDLQLESSGKLLFFGSRKSDFFIVRVLPDGTVDNTFADNGKAVTDINSSYDLAHGFIIQPDEKMVCVGQTLVDNILKPIILRYKPDGTLDSTFGTSTGYTIIQEIANFGNFIDVVQQPADGKFIAAGYYMDPVTDLNWFYLARFNNDGSVDSTFDSDGIVTLDFGTGTNQFLTKIALQTDGKIIAVGKVYTLSSSACVARFNPDGSLDATFQGGGKQMLPWGITSSSATSCLIQPDDKIVLTGYASNVSSDESFIMMRMLSSGAPDNTFGSNGIAENNFGSNAAIATCSTIQSDGKLIAGGYNGQDAMIARYSGLFIGIGSVKSPGFSFQLFPNPASTFTSVICDIEQPANVSISLCNALGVTVAPLYNGFLPKGKQNLAISIPANIADGIYYCRIQSASSQAMLPFEILK; via the coding sequence ATGAATTCTTTTTATCGGTTAGCAGGTAGTTTTTTGTTACTGGCAGTGATACCTTTTGCAGCGTTTTGTCAGTATGGTGTTCCTGACGCAACTTTTGGAATTAATGGAAGTTCGCTGGTTGATATCAGCGGATTTTCTGACGATATCACTGGTGTCATCATGCAGCCGGATGGCAAAATAGTAATGAGCGGATCAGCCCAATACACTGACCCTGATGGAGGAACTTCAGTTCTTATTCCTATCATCTGCCGTTTTAATACGGACGGTTCTCCCGATACCAGTTTCAATTCGAAGGCATTTATAGCTTTAACTGCGCCAACATTCGCGAATTCTTATTTCACGGATTTACAATTGGAGAGCAGTGGTAAGTTATTGTTTTTTGGAAGCCGCAAGTCCGATTTTTTTATTGTGCGTGTATTGCCTGACGGCACCGTTGACAATACATTTGCTGATAATGGAAAAGCAGTAACTGATATAAATAGTTCTTATGATCTCGCACATGGATTCATCATTCAGCCGGACGAAAAGATGGTTTGTGTAGGACAAACACTTGTTGATAATATTTTAAAGCCCATTATTTTGCGCTATAAGCCCGATGGTACACTGGATTCTACATTTGGTACATCAACAGGTTATACCATAATCCAGGAAATTGCAAATTTTGGCAATTTCATTGATGTAGTGCAGCAACCTGCTGATGGAAAGTTTATTGCAGCCGGTTACTACATGGATCCTGTAACTGATCTTAATTGGTTTTACCTGGCAAGGTTTAATAACGATGGTTCAGTCGACAGCACTTTCGACAGCGATGGCATCGTAACGCTGGACTTTGGGACCGGTACCAATCAGTTTCTTACAAAAATCGCTTTACAGACTGACGGAAAGATTATTGCAGTCGGCAAAGTATATACCTTATCATCCAGTGCCTGTGTCGCGCGTTTCAATCCGGATGGTTCCTTAGATGCTACCTTCCAGGGAGGAGGCAAGCAAATGTTGCCATGGGGCATAACTTCAAGCAGTGCCACATCCTGCCTGATTCAGCCCGATGATAAGATTGTGCTCACCGGTTATGCTTCAAATGTTTCTTCCGATGAATCCTTTATCATGATGCGTATGCTGAGCTCAGGTGCTCCTGACAATACATTCGGCAGCAATGGAATTGCGGAAAATAATTTCGGATCAAATGCCGCTATTGCAACCTGTTCTACCATTCAATCAGATGGTAAGTTGATTGCGGGAGGATACAATGGACAAGATGCCATGATTGCACGCTATTCGGGTTTATTTATTGGAATTGGTTCCGTTAAATCGCCTGGTTTTTCATTTCAGTTATTTCCGAATCCCGCTTCCACATTCACATCAGTAATCTGTGATATTGAGCAACCTGCCAATGTTTCCATTTCACTTTGTAATGCTTTAGGTGTTACGGTAGCTCCTTTGTATAACGGATTTCTTCCTAAAGGAAAACAAAACCTCGCGATTTCAATTCCTGCAAACATAGCGGACGGCATTTACTATTGCCGCATTCAATCTGCTTCATCACAAGCTATGCTGCCTTTTGAAATATTGAAGTGA